From a single Arachis hypogaea cultivar Tifrunner chromosome 3, arahy.Tifrunner.gnm2.J5K5, whole genome shotgun sequence genomic region:
- the LOC112769762 gene encoding tubby-like F-box protein 5: MKPFLLLNHPDPVFNCEQVNSTHSMAHAPFPYSEPFFGGSLVAYGLQAVLGPRDGIIQCFIKRDKSNSTYHIFLCLSPGIGSRK; this comes from the exons ATGAAGCCATTCCTCTTACTGAATCATCCCGATCCTGTGTTCAATTGCGAACAAGTCAATAGTACTCATTCAATG GCACATGCTCCTTTTCCTTACAGCGAACCATTTTTCGGTGGTTCATTAGTTGCTTATGGACTGCAGGCTGTT CTTGGGCCACGAGATGGAATTATTCAGTGTTTCATCAAAAGAGATAAATCTAATTCAACATATCACATATTCCTTTGTCTCAGCCCTG gaATTGGATCAAGAAAGTGA
- the LOC112769754 gene encoding uncharacterized protein, producing the protein MVRAPYFDANGIKKGAWSEEEDKKLTAYVERYGHPNWRQLPRLAGLLRCGKSCRLRWMNYLRPNLKRGNYTQKEEQLIMDLHKQHGNKWSLIAENLPGRTDNEIKNYWHSHLKKFQNCNVNNTASDDDDDDLNKSKSKSKSSSQNTKEHERPKSEVLTITTVDDNDDDSHHILESSLSNVTTESSYSYTEEEEDNNNNNDNNAWLCFSSGHEEESNREEDRFASWGATTLFDEFGSSFWTEPFISDDAFSQDYNYILYDREDPFFI; encoded by the exons ATGGTGAGAGCTCCATACTTTGATGCGAATGGAATAAAGAAAGGTGCCTGGAGTGAAGAAGAGGATAAGAAACTTACTGCTTATGTTGAGAGATATGGTCACCCTAATTGGCGTCAACTCCCAAGGCTTGCAG GTTTGTTGAGATGTGGAAAGAGCTGCAGACTTCGTTGGATGAATTACTTGCGGCCAAATCTAAAGAGAGGGAACTACACCCAAAAGGAAGAGCAGCTTATCATGGATTTGCATAAACAACATGGAAACAA atggtCACTGATTGCTGAAAATCTACCTGGAAGAACAGACAACGAGATCAAGAACTATTGGCATAGCCACCTGAAGAAGTTCCAAAACTGCAATGTGAACAACACAgcaagtgatgatgatgatgatgatttgaaCAAGTCCAAGTCCAAGTCCAAGTCTTCTTCTCAGAATACCAAAGAACATGAAAGACCAAAAAGTGAAGTCCTTACTATTACTACTGTTGATGATAACGATGATGATTCACACCATATCTTGGAAAGTTCGTTATCCAATGTGACAACTGAGTCTTCCTATTCGtacactgaagaagaagaagacaacaacaacaacaacgacaATAATGCATGGCTCTGCTTTTCCTCTGGTCATGAAGAAGAGTCAAATAGGGAAGAAGATAGGTTTGCTTCGTGGGGTGCAACAACTttgtttgatgagtttggttccaGTTTTTGGACTGAACCATTtatttcagatgatgcttttagtCAAGATTACAATTACATTTTGTATGATAGAGAAGATCCTTTTttcatttga